A window of the Candidatus Neomarinimicrobiota bacterium genome harbors these coding sequences:
- a CDS encoding glucose-6-phosphate isomerase, with product MTLTLDFSNIYPFIPENELEEFTEKTRPAFNTVLNKSGAGNDFLGWLDLPQQDPGTLERIREIAGKIQNKDATLVCIGIGGSYLGHKSVIEALRPHTDRILYAGQNISADHLQHILDVIEERQEVYLNPISKSGTTTEPGIAFRVLRKWHESRYGEQGSASRIVATTDSSKGALRELSDQKGYQTFVIPDDVGGRYSVLTPVGLFPIATAGIDIEQLLTGADAMRKNATVDSMDNPSLRYAAVRAALYEQDKAIEILSTFEPRLQYFTEWWKQLAGESEGKDREGLFPASAVFSTDLHSLGQWIQDGPRNIMETFLTVANSDNAITIEESDENADNLNYLAGKSFDEINEKAYQGTAQAHTDGGVPNLIVSVDSLSEQSVGALIYFFEMAVAITGYRMGVNPLNQPGVEAYKTNMFRLLGKPGVE from the coding sequence ATGACGTTGACACTCGATTTCTCGAATATTTATCCTTTTATTCCTGAAAACGAACTCGAAGAATTTACTGAGAAAACTCGTCCGGCATTTAATACCGTGTTGAACAAATCCGGTGCGGGGAATGACTTTTTGGGATGGCTGGATTTGCCTCAGCAGGATCCCGGAACTCTTGAAAGAATTCGGGAAATCGCCGGGAAGATTCAGAACAAAGATGCCACACTGGTCTGCATCGGCATCGGCGGATCGTATCTGGGTCATAAGTCGGTGATCGAAGCACTCCGGCCGCATACCGATCGAATTCTGTATGCCGGACAAAATATCAGCGCGGATCACCTGCAGCACATTCTGGATGTCATCGAAGAGCGGCAGGAAGTCTATCTGAATCCCATCTCCAAGTCCGGCACCACCACCGAGCCGGGGATTGCGTTTCGTGTGCTGCGCAAGTGGCACGAATCGCGCTACGGGGAGCAGGGATCAGCATCCCGAATTGTGGCAACGACCGACAGTTCGAAAGGTGCTCTCAGAGAATTATCCGACCAAAAAGGCTACCAGACATTTGTTATTCCTGATGATGTGGGCGGCCGCTATTCCGTCCTGACACCGGTGGGGCTGTTTCCCATTGCTACAGCCGGCATTGATATAGAGCAACTCTTGACTGGCGCGGATGCCATGAGAAAAAATGCCACGGTCGATTCCATGGATAACCCATCACTTAGGTATGCAGCTGTTCGGGCGGCACTTTACGAGCAGGACAAAGCGATCGAAATTCTTTCCACGTTTGAGCCGCGATTACAGTACTTTACCGAATGGTGGAAGCAGCTGGCCGGCGAGAGCGAAGGAAAAGACCGGGAAGGACTCTTCCCGGCTTCTGCTGTGTTCAGCACAGATCTGCACAGCCTGGGACAGTGGATTCAAGATGGTCCGCGAAATATTATGGAAACGTTCCTGACGGTGGCAAACTCGGATAATGCTATTACAATCGAAGAGTCGGACGAGAACGCCGATAACCTGAACTATCTCGCCGGCAAGAGTTTTGACGAGATCAACGAGAAAGCATATCAGGGAACGGCACAGGCGCATACGGACGGCGGTGTGCCGAATCTGATCGTGTCGGTGGATAGTTTGTCCGAACAATCCGTGGGAGCGCTGATTTATTTCTTTGAAATGGCGGTGGCAATTACCGGATATCGGATGGGCGTAAACCCCCTTAACCAGCCCGGTGTGGAGGCGTACAAGACGAATATGTTTCGGTTGCTGGGAAAGCCGGGTGTTGAATAG
- a CDS encoding dUTP diphosphatase, with amino-acid sequence MHLKIKPLNDSVREYYEDHGHFHDGDAGLDLYCPERIVFEPGETKPIQLGIACENEEYRPYWLMSRSSISKTPLRMSNAIGLIDAGYRGELMAYCDNIKDEQYTVEAGQRLFQLVAMDGSPIHYELVDELSDTTRGAGGFGSTGR; translated from the coding sequence ATGCACCTTAAAATCAAACCACTCAACGATTCAGTTCGCGAATACTACGAAGATCACGGGCACTTTCACGACGGCGATGCGGGGCTGGACCTCTACTGTCCTGAGCGGATAGTCTTCGAACCGGGCGAAACCAAACCGATTCAACTTGGCATCGCCTGCGAGAACGAGGAATATCGCCCGTACTGGCTCATGTCCCGGTCGAGCATCTCCAAGACCCCGCTCCGGATGAGCAACGCCATCGGACTCATCGACGCCGGCTACCGCGGCGAACTCATGGCATACTGCGATAACATCAAGGACGAACAATACACGGTAGAGGCCGGACAGCGGCTGTTTCAGCTGGTCGCCATGGACGGCTCGCCAATTCACTACGAATTAGTTGATGAACTTTCTGATACTACCCGGGGCGCGGGTGGGTTTGGGAGTACGGGGCGGTAA
- a CDS encoding DEAD/DEAH box helicase, which yields MEQTLTIPEILNRFEGSKPFRYNVTAKKDYPRKKAQYAGFPSDVDSRLVSVLKRRGIDELYSHQRESYDALANDENIVVVTPTASGKTLCYNLPVMQTMLENPSARALYLFPTKALSQDQMHELNEMITALEDEEPDNPDLEIKTFTYDGDTPQSARKAIRSQGHVVITNPDMLHTGILPHHTKWIKLFQNLEYIVIDELHYYRGVFGSHLANVIRRLKRICNHYGADPKFICCSATIANPQSLAERMVEEDFHLIDNNGAPHSNRTFYFYNPPVVNKELGIRASYIKQARNLARPYLENDIQTIIFALSRLNVEVLTKYFKDKFGRKLGEPEKIAGYRGGYLPNLRREIEKGIREGEITGVVSTNALELGIDIGSLDVCVIAGYPGTIASTWQQAGRAGRRGKDSVTFLVARSNPLDQYIVTHPEYFFEKSPENALINPNNITILLGHMKCAAFELPFKEGETFGAIDYDDVKAMLEFLQENGVVRKMGNQWHWTEDSYPAQNVSLRSIAEENFVVVNRDDDNRILAEVDYTSAPQTIYPEAIYLAEGNQFVVEELDWENRKAYVRETDSDYFTDAIDYTNVRILDEFEDKFSGEIQVEHGEVHVVTKSVGYKKIKFYTSENVGYGKIELPDQEMHTTAYWFTIPERLLEQLPYQRADLIDGILGMSYVLHYVASLSLMCEITDIDRAIGDKSAEWYVRSTGFERGVYSSPNGAEGETEMSASELQQFQPTIFLYDNYPGGVGFSPELFDEHDILLQRALDVIRDCQCEEGCPSCVGPTKEVGVRSKEVAIGILERIIEKK from the coding sequence ATGGAACAGACCCTCACCATCCCGGAAATATTAAACCGGTTCGAAGGCAGCAAGCCGTTCCGGTATAACGTGACTGCCAAGAAGGATTATCCCCGCAAGAAGGCTCAATACGCCGGTTTTCCCAGCGATGTGGATAGCCGGCTGGTCTCTGTGCTGAAACGCCGCGGCATTGACGAACTCTATAGCCATCAGCGGGAATCGTACGACGCTCTGGCAAATGATGAAAACATCGTCGTCGTCACGCCCACCGCATCCGGGAAGACGCTCTGTTACAACCTCCCGGTGATGCAGACCATGTTGGAGAACCCGTCCGCACGTGCGCTCTATCTGTTTCCTACCAAAGCGCTCTCCCAGGATCAGATGCACGAACTCAACGAGATGATCACCGCGCTGGAGGACGAGGAGCCGGACAATCCGGATCTGGAAATCAAGACCTTCACGTACGACGGCGACACGCCGCAATCCGCCCGGAAGGCCATCCGTTCCCAGGGACACGTAGTCATCACTAACCCGGATATGCTCCATACGGGCATCCTGCCTCATCACACTAAGTGGATTAAACTGTTCCAGAATCTGGAATACATTGTCATCGATGAACTGCACTACTATCGCGGTGTGTTCGGGAGCCATCTGGCGAACGTGATACGGCGGCTGAAGCGGATCTGCAATCACTACGGCGCCGATCCGAAGTTCATCTGCTGTTCCGCAACCATCGCCAATCCGCAGTCGCTGGCTGAGCGGATGGTCGAGGAGGACTTTCATCTCATCGATAACAATGGTGCACCCCACTCCAACCGGACGTTCTACTTTTACAATCCGCCGGTGGTGAATAAGGAACTGGGTATCCGGGCAAGCTACATCAAGCAGGCGCGGAACCTGGCGCGGCCGTATCTGGAGAACGACATTCAAACAATCATTTTTGCCCTGAGTCGCCTGAACGTGGAGGTGCTCACCAAGTATTTTAAGGACAAGTTCGGCCGGAAACTCGGCGAACCGGAGAAAATCGCGGGGTATCGTGGCGGCTATCTTCCAAATTTACGCCGGGAGATCGAAAAAGGCATTCGCGAGGGCGAGATCACCGGCGTGGTCAGCACCAACGCGCTGGAGCTCGGTATCGATATCGGAAGTTTGGATGTCTGCGTCATCGCCGGCTATCCCGGCACCATTGCCAGCACCTGGCAGCAGGCGGGACGCGCCGGCCGCCGGGGCAAGGACTCGGTGACCTTCCTGGTGGCCCGGAGTAATCCGCTGGATCAGTATATCGTGACCCATCCGGAGTACTTTTTCGAGAAATCGCCGGAGAACGCGCTTATCAATCCCAACAACATTACCATTCTGCTGGGCCACATGAAGTGTGCGGCGTTCGAACTGCCGTTCAAAGAGGGCGAAACCTTCGGTGCTATCGATTATGATGACGTGAAGGCCATGCTCGAATTTTTGCAGGAGAACGGTGTAGTGCGGAAGATGGGCAATCAGTGGCACTGGACGGAGGATTCGTATCCGGCGCAGAACGTCAGTCTGCGAAGCATTGCCGAAGAGAACTTCGTCGTGGTGAACCGGGACGACGATAACCGAATCCTGGCGGAGGTGGATTATACCAGCGCACCGCAGACCATTTATCCCGAGGCCATCTATCTTGCCGAAGGGAACCAGTTTGTAGTGGAAGAACTGGACTGGGAAAACCGGAAGGCGTATGTCCGGGAGACCGACTCGGACTACTTTACCGATGCTATCGACTATACCAATGTGCGCATCCTGGACGAATTCGAGGACAAGTTTTCCGGCGAGATCCAGGTAGAGCACGGGGAAGTCCATGTGGTAACCAAATCCGTGGGATATAAGAAGATTAAATTCTATACTTCGGAGAACGTGGGCTACGGCAAGATCGAACTCCCGGATCAGGAGATGCACACGACGGCGTACTGGTTTACCATTCCTGAGCGATTATTGGAACAATTGCCCTACCAGCGCGCCGACCTCATCGATGGCATCCTGGGGATGTCCTATGTACTGCACTACGTGGCATCCCTGAGTCTGATGTGCGAAATTACTGATATTGATCGCGCCATTGGGGACAAATCCGCCGAGTGGTACGTTCGAAGCACTGGATTTGAGCGAGGCGTCTACTCCTCGCCCAACGGCGCCGAGGGCGAGACTGAAATGAGCGCTAGCGAGTTGCAGCAGTTTCAGCCGACCATCTTTCTGTATGACAACTACCCCGGTGGCGTCGGATTCAGCCCCGAACTGTTCGACGAGCACGATATTCTCCTGCAGCGGGCGCTGGACGTTATCAGAGATTGCCAGTGCGAAGAGGGCTGTCCCAGCTGCGTCGGCCCGACCAAGGAAGTAGGTGTGCGGAGCAAGGAAGTGGCCATCGGGATTTTGGAGCGGATAATCGAAAAAAAATAG
- a CDS encoding HAD-IA family hydrolase — MEDILQTPREQLLPFFEDIHPLHRELETGEIEPDVFLRRMSEELGRSETIELNQVRGIYGTSFSRMEETIQTIDEFRPEIRVIMLSNTNAIDIPYIEEQFGLVSWADDAILSYQVGMRKPDLEIYDYAIDEYELDTEQTVFIDDKSENIDTARKAGLRAEIYQSAAQVRELLKKLA; from the coding sequence TTGGAGGATATTCTCCAGACGCCGCGTGAGCAGCTACTTCCATTCTTTGAAGATATCCATCCATTACATCGTGAACTCGAAACTGGTGAGATCGAACCGGACGTATTTCTCCGCAGGATGTCGGAAGAACTAGGTCGATCGGAAACAATTGAACTTAACCAGGTTCGCGGTATCTATGGCACCAGCTTTTCCCGGATGGAGGAAACGATTCAGACCATTGATGAATTTCGACCGGAGATCCGCGTAATTATGCTCTCCAACACCAACGCTATCGATATCCCGTACATCGAGGAGCAGTTCGGGCTTGTCAGCTGGGCGGATGATGCCATCCTCTCCTACCAGGTCGGCATGCGCAAGCCGGACCTGGAGATATACGACTATGCCATCGATGAGTACGAACTGGATACAGAGCAGACGGTTTTTATCGATGACAAATCCGAAAATATCGACACAGCGCGTAAAGCTGGTTTGCGCGCGGAGATCTATCAGTCGGCAGCCCAGGTACGGGAACTGCTGAAAAAATTGGCATAG
- a CDS encoding glycosyltransferase, protein MPTELSIVIVTYNSGKDIDTCLDSVFRQAQFFNAEIIVVDNNSRDNTLEVVNRYREQSTPLITITNEENRYFAPAVNQGLDMASGGYLLILNPDTRLEPEALSLLLGYIRGDRKTGVVAPQLVNPDGTIQPSCRRFPRPRDVAFNIFGINRIFSNSEFFNGWKMGDFDHRQIREVDQPQGAALLTSKIVLNKVGGFDEDFPMFFNDVDWCFRVKQAGYRIVFNPQAKVVHTKGTSVNRYKVRMVIFSHVSFFRFFEKHYDRVHQQLFNLMAGMLLYFSIPFRVVGIWVRSLIERLG, encoded by the coding sequence ATGCCCACCGAACTTTCTATTGTCATCGTCACCTATAATAGTGGCAAAGATATCGATACCTGTTTGGATTCCGTATTCCGACAGGCGCAGTTTTTCAACGCCGAAATCATTGTCGTTGATAATAATTCCCGTGATAATACTCTTGAAGTAGTTAACCGGTATCGTGAGCAGTCCACACCACTGATTACTATTACCAATGAAGAAAACCGCTATTTTGCACCCGCTGTTAACCAGGGGCTGGATATGGCATCCGGCGGTTACCTATTGATTTTGAATCCGGATACCAGGTTGGAGCCGGAAGCACTGTCGCTGTTGCTGGGGTATATCCGGGGCGACCGAAAAACCGGAGTGGTAGCGCCCCAGTTGGTGAATCCGGACGGTACAATTCAACCATCCTGCCGGCGGTTTCCAAGGCCACGGGACGTTGCTTTTAACATCTTTGGAATCAACCGGATATTTTCGAATAGTGAGTTCTTCAACGGGTGGAAGATGGGGGACTTTGACCATCGACAAATCCGGGAAGTGGATCAGCCGCAGGGCGCTGCATTACTGACGTCAAAAATTGTGCTGAATAAGGTAGGCGGGTTCGACGAAGATTTTCCCATGTTTTTCAACGACGTGGACTGGTGTTTCCGGGTGAAACAGGCGGGATACCGGATCGTATTTAATCCCCAGGCCAAAGTCGTCCACACCAAAGGCACCAGCGTGAACCGATACAAAGTCCGGATGGTTATCTTTTCCCATGTGAGTTTCTTTCGGTTTTTCGAGAAACATTACGACAGAGTACACCAACAACTATTTAATCTGATGGCCGGTATGCTCCTTTATTTCAGTATCCCGTTTCGTGTGGTGGGGATTTGGGTTCGAAGTCTGATTGAAAGACTGGGATAG
- a CDS encoding acyl-CoA carboxylase subunit beta, with protein sequence MANQDKIDELRKLKEEAKLGGGEDRIERQHEKGKLTARERIQLLFDKGTFEEMDMLVTHRSHNFGLQEKKFRGDGVITGYGKVNGREVFAYSQDFTVLGGSLSEAHAEKIVKIMELAMKTGVPVIGLNDSGGARIQEGVVSLGGYADIFLQNTLASGVIPQISAILGPCAGGAVYSPAITDFIFMVKNTSYMFVTGPNVVKTVTHEEVSSEELGGAMTHATKSGVAHFAYDNEVDVIEGIKHLLEYIPQNNLEDAPGIEISDTADRMDEDLDTLVPDNPNKPYDMHEVITRIVDKKSFFEVHADYAKNIIVGFARLDGRSIGIVANQPAVLAGVLDIDSSVKAARFVRFCDAFNIPLVVFEDVPGFLPGTEQEWGGIIKQGAKLLYAFSEATVPKVTVITRKAYGGAYDVMNSKHIRGDMNFAWPTAEIAVMGPKGAVEIIFRREIAEADDPEKVTEQRTEEFREKFANPYIAAERGFIDEVIEPHRTRPKLIATLKMLENKVDSNPRKKHGNIPL encoded by the coding sequence ATGGCCAATCAGGATAAAATCGACGAACTACGCAAACTGAAGGAAGAAGCCAAACTCGGCGGCGGTGAAGATCGGATCGAGCGCCAGCACGAGAAGGGGAAACTGACCGCCCGGGAGCGGATCCAGCTCCTGTTCGACAAAGGCACCTTCGAAGAGATGGATATGCTGGTGACCCACCGGTCGCATAACTTCGGGCTGCAGGAGAAGAAATTCCGGGGCGACGGAGTGATTACCGGATACGGCAAAGTAAACGGCCGTGAAGTCTTTGCCTACAGTCAGGATTTTACGGTGCTCGGTGGTTCCCTCTCGGAAGCACACGCCGAAAAGATCGTCAAGATAATGGAGTTGGCCATGAAGACCGGCGTGCCGGTCATCGGTTTAAACGACTCCGGCGGCGCCCGGATTCAGGAAGGCGTAGTGAGCCTAGGCGGGTACGCGGATATCTTCCTGCAAAATACCCTGGCCAGCGGCGTTATTCCACAGATTTCAGCCATCCTCGGCCCGTGTGCTGGCGGGGCGGTCTACAGCCCGGCGATCACCGATTTCATTTTCATGGTCAAGAATACAAGTTACATGTTTGTCACCGGGCCGAATGTGGTGAAAACGGTGACTCATGAAGAGGTCTCTTCGGAGGAACTCGGCGGTGCCATGACCCACGCTACAAAGAGCGGTGTGGCGCATTTTGCATACGATAACGAAGTTGACGTCATCGAAGGAATAAAACATCTCCTGGAATATATCCCCCAGAATAACCTCGAAGACGCTCCGGGGATCGAGATCTCTGATACGGCAGATCGAATGGATGAAGATCTGGATACGCTGGTACCGGACAATCCCAACAAGCCGTACGATATGCACGAAGTAATTACCCGGATTGTTGATAAGAAATCGTTCTTTGAGGTACACGCAGATTACGCTAAAAACATCATCGTGGGATTTGCGCGGCTGGACGGACGCTCCATTGGTATCGTCGCCAACCAGCCGGCGGTTCTGGCTGGAGTGCTGGACATCGACAGCTCAGTAAAGGCAGCGCGATTCGTCCGGTTCTGCGACGCGTTCAATATTCCGCTGGTCGTCTTCGAAGACGTGCCAGGATTCCTCCCCGGAACGGAACAGGAGTGGGGCGGGATCATCAAGCAGGGCGCTAAACTGCTTTACGCTTTTAGCGAGGCTACGGTCCCGAAAGTGACGGTGATTACCCGAAAGGCGTACGGCGGCGCATATGACGTGATGAACTCCAAGCATATCCGGGGCGATATGAACTTTGCGTGGCCCACTGCGGAGATAGCCGTCATGGGCCCCAAAGGAGCTGTCGAGATTATTTTCAGACGCGAAATCGCCGAGGCGGACGATCCTGAAAAAGTAACGGAGCAGCGCACGGAAGAGTTTCGGGAAAAGTTCGCGAATCCTTATATTGCAGCCGAACGCGGATTTATCGATGAAGTTATCGAGCCGCACCGAACGCGGCCAAAACTCATCGCGACACTCAAAATGCTGGAAAATAAGGTGGATTCTAATCCCCGGAAGAAACATGGAAATATTCCATTATAA
- the radC gene encoding DNA repair protein RadC, which yields MTDQLKDPAAYHGRITDWPEDERPREKLAKLGPDQLSVAELLAIVVGGGTRKITAVDLAKTMLKQSGSLHRLAESSIGDLKDYNGVGDARAITLQATFELARRLESQRKSREKISVKSPKDIAGKYIPLMQNLKHEEFRIIILNNSNYVERDVVVSKGHLTASLVHPREVFKLAIAESAAGIILLHNHPSGNPEPSPDDIKITKKLREAGNMMDIPVHDHIIIAGDDYTSFVNRGLI from the coding sequence ATGACTGACCAACTCAAAGATCCGGCGGCGTATCACGGTCGCATCACAGACTGGCCGGAAGACGAGCGTCCCAGGGAAAAGCTGGCCAAGCTCGGCCCGGATCAATTATCGGTGGCAGAATTGCTGGCCATCGTCGTGGGCGGCGGCACCAGGAAGATCACCGCCGTCGACCTGGCAAAGACCATGCTGAAACAGTCCGGCAGCCTGCATAGATTGGCCGAATCCAGCATCGGCGACCTGAAAGATTATAACGGGGTTGGCGACGCCAGGGCCATCACGCTCCAGGCAACATTCGAACTGGCACGCCGGCTGGAATCCCAACGCAAGAGCCGGGAGAAAATATCAGTCAAATCGCCTAAGGATATCGCGGGGAAATACATCCCGCTGATGCAGAACCTGAAGCACGAAGAGTTCCGGATTATCATTCTGAATAATTCCAATTACGTGGAGCGGGATGTTGTAGTGAGCAAGGGACATCTCACCGCCAGCCTGGTGCATCCCAGGGAAGTCTTTAAATTAGCCATTGCCGAAAGCGCTGCCGGCATCATCCTGTTGCATAATCATCCCAGCGGCAATCCCGAGCCGAGTCCCGACGATATCAAAATTACGAAAAAATTGCGCGAAGCCGGGAATATGATGGATATTCCGGTTCATGATCATATAATTATTGCCGGCGACGATTATACGAGCTTCGTAAATCGCGGTCTCATTTAA
- a CDS encoding cobalamin B12-binding domain-containing protein: protein MNRKIRVIIAKPGLDGHDRGAKVMANAFRDAGMEVIYLGLRQTPEMIVDAAVQEDADVIALGILSGAHMTLFPKTLELMKENDLDDVLLTGGGIIPEKDMRELKKMGVGELFGPGTPTTDIVDYVKSWVKEHREAG from the coding sequence ATGAATAGAAAAATTCGCGTCATTATTGCCAAGCCAGGCCTGGACGGCCACGATCGGGGTGCCAAGGTCATGGCAAACGCCTTCCGGGATGCCGGGATGGAGGTTATCTACCTCGGGCTCCGCCAGACTCCGGAGATGATCGTGGATGCCGCGGTGCAGGAAGACGCAGACGTTATCGCCCTGGGAATTCTCTCAGGCGCTCATATGACCCTGTTTCCCAAAACATTGGAGTTAATGAAAGAGAACGATCTGGACGATGTACTCCTTACAGGCGGCGGAATCATTCCCGAAAAGGACATGCGTGAACTGAAAAAAATGGGCGTTGGGGAGCTCTTTGGCCCCGGGACACCGACGACTGACATAGTCGATTACGTTAAATCCTGGGTCAAGGAACACAGGGAAGCGGGATGA
- the dtd gene encoding D-tyrosyl-tRNA(Tyr) deacylase, with product MIAILQRATDARVEIDGNTTGAIDHGLVILLGVFEGDTGEDADYLADKSANLRIFNDENDKMNLSVKDVGGSVLVVSQFTLCADTRKGRRPSYINAANPEVADELYEYYIEQLQDAGVPVESGEFGAMMDVHLTNKGPVTIILDSRDR from the coding sequence ATGATTGCGATTCTGCAGCGCGCCACCGACGCCCGGGTGGAGATCGACGGGAACACCACGGGCGCCATCGATCACGGTTTGGTTATCCTGCTGGGTGTGTTCGAAGGCGATACCGGGGAGGACGCCGATTATCTCGCCGATAAATCCGCCAACCTGCGGATCTTCAACGATGAAAACGATAAGATGAACCTTTCGGTCAAAGATGTTGGCGGCAGCGTGCTGGTTGTGTCACAATTTACGCTGTGTGCAGATACAAGAAAAGGGCGCCGACCGAGTTACATCAATGCGGCGAATCCGGAAGTGGCGGACGAGTTGTACGAATATTACATCGAGCAACTCCAGGACGCCGGAGTCCCGGTGGAGAGTGGAGAGTTCGGCGCCATGATGGATGTGCATTTGACCAACAAGGGGCCGGTCACCATAATCCTGGACAGTCGGGATCGATAA